Proteins co-encoded in one Streptomyces roseochromogenus subsp. oscitans DS 12.976 genomic window:
- a CDS encoding ABC transporter substrate-binding protein translates to MTKHPKSTKLSRRTALIAAGAATVSLLTGCGAADMTKQASPFANAQGAKSVTLSVQSWVGAQSNVAVAQYILEHKLGYRVDTVQVDEVPAWDALSQGRVDAILEDWGHPDQEKRYVEDKKTIARAGDLGVTGHIGWFVPTYLAKQHPDITDWKNLNKYASLFRTAESGGKGQLMDGSPSYVTNDKALVQNLKLNYQVVFAGSEAAQITQMKQFAKQQKPFLTYWYSPQWLFKKVPMTEVKLPPYKDGCDADAAKVACAYPHTPLQKYLNAGFAKSGGKAAAFLKKFKWTTEDQNDVSLMIADEKLSPQDAAKKWVDSHPDVWKRWLT, encoded by the coding sequence ATGACGAAGCATCCGAAGTCGACGAAGCTGAGCCGCAGGACGGCGCTGATCGCCGCCGGAGCGGCCACCGTGTCGCTGCTCACCGGCTGCGGCGCCGCCGACATGACCAAGCAGGCCAGCCCGTTCGCGAACGCCCAGGGCGCCAAGTCCGTGACCCTGTCCGTGCAGTCCTGGGTGGGCGCGCAGTCGAACGTCGCCGTGGCCCAGTACATCCTGGAGCACAAACTCGGCTACCGCGTCGACACCGTCCAGGTCGACGAGGTGCCCGCCTGGGACGCGCTCAGCCAGGGCCGCGTCGACGCGATCCTGGAGGACTGGGGCCACCCGGACCAGGAGAAGCGGTACGTCGAGGACAAGAAGACCATCGCCCGCGCCGGCGACCTCGGGGTGACCGGCCACATCGGCTGGTTCGTGCCGACCTACCTGGCCAAGCAGCACCCGGACATCACGGACTGGAAGAACCTCAACAAGTACGCCTCCCTCTTCCGCACCGCGGAGAGCGGCGGCAAGGGCCAGCTGATGGACGGCTCCCCGTCGTACGTCACCAACGACAAGGCCCTGGTGCAGAACCTGAAGCTGAACTACCAGGTCGTCTTCGCCGGCTCCGAGGCCGCCCAGATCACCCAGATGAAACAGTTCGCCAAGCAGCAGAAGCCCTTTCTGACCTACTGGTACTCACCCCAGTGGCTCTTCAAGAAGGTCCCCATGACGGAGGTGAAGCTGCCGCCGTACAAGGACGGCTGCGACGCGGACGCGGCGAAGGTCGCCTGCGCCTACCCGCACACCCCGCTGCAGAAGTACCTCAACGCCGGTTTCGCGAAGTCCGGCGGCAAGGCGGCCGCCTTCCTGAAGAAGTTCAAGTGGACGACCGAGGACCAGAACGATGTCTCCCTGATGATCGCCGACGAGAAACTGTCACCCCAGGACGCGGCGAAGAAGTGGGTGGACAGCCACCCCGACGTATGGAAGCGATGGCTGACCTGA
- a CDS encoding carboxymuconolactone decarboxylase family protein, which produces MSRTQILDREVAQAMSALSAAAKKGLGDPVIAELVMIRASQLNHCAFCLDMHLRLAREHGESEQRIQLLNAWEETGDLFSERERAALALTEAVTLLTDGVSDEVCEHAAKHFSEAELAHLIGLITVINGWNRLMVSRRVLPGGYRP; this is translated from the coding sequence GTGAGCCGTACGCAGATACTGGACCGGGAGGTCGCGCAGGCGATGTCCGCGCTCAGCGCGGCCGCGAAGAAAGGGCTCGGTGATCCGGTCATCGCCGAGCTCGTGATGATCCGCGCCTCACAGCTCAACCACTGCGCGTTCTGCCTCGACATGCACCTCCGACTGGCCCGTGAGCACGGGGAGTCGGAGCAGCGGATCCAGCTCCTCAATGCCTGGGAGGAGACCGGGGACCTCTTCAGCGAGCGGGAGCGGGCGGCGCTGGCGCTGACCGAGGCGGTCACCCTGCTCACCGACGGCGTGTCGGACGAGGTGTGCGAGCATGCCGCGAAACACTTCAGCGAGGCCGAACTCGCCCATCTCATCGGCCTGATCACCGTCATCAACGGCTGGAACCGCCTGATGGTCAGCCGTCGAGTCCTGCCAGGGGGTTACCGGCCATGA
- a CDS encoding GMC family oxidoreductase: protein MSETTPHVYDYVVIGGGTAGSVIASRLTENPDVTVAVIEGGPSDVGRDDVLTLRRWMGLLGGDLDYDYPTTEQPRGNSHIRHSRARVLGGCSSHNTLISFKPLPSDWDEWEAAGAKGWGAVPMEAYFARLKNNIVSVDEKDRNAIARDFVDAAQSALGVPRVEGFNKKPFTEGVGFFDLAYHPENNKRSSASVAYLHPVMDERPNLTILLETWAYKLELNGTRAEGVHVRTKDGEELLVRARGEVVLCAGAVDSPRLLMHSGIGPRADLEALGIPVVRDLPGVGENLLDHPESVIVWETHGPIPENSAMDSDAGLFVHRDPDHAGPDLMFHFYQIPFTDNPERLGYQRPEFGVSMTPNIPKPRSRGRLYLTSADPSVKPALDFRYFTDEDDYDGQTLVDGIRIAREIAKTEPLASWLKREVCPGPEILGDAELSEYARKVAHTVYHPAGTCKMGAADDPLAVVDPELRIRGLDGIRVADASVFPTMPAVNPMIGVLMVGEKAVDLIGGDA from the coding sequence ATGTCCGAGACCACCCCCCACGTCTACGACTACGTCGTCATCGGCGGCGGCACCGCGGGCTCCGTCATCGCCTCCCGCCTCACCGAGAACCCGGACGTCACCGTCGCCGTCATCGAGGGCGGCCCTAGCGACGTCGGCCGCGACGACGTCCTCACCCTGCGCCGCTGGATGGGCCTGCTCGGCGGCGACCTCGACTACGACTACCCGACCACCGAGCAGCCGCGCGGCAACTCCCACATCCGGCACAGCCGCGCCCGCGTCCTCGGCGGCTGCTCCTCCCACAACACCCTCATCTCCTTCAAGCCGCTGCCGTCCGACTGGGACGAGTGGGAGGCGGCCGGCGCCAAGGGCTGGGGCGCCGTCCCCATGGAGGCCTACTTCGCCCGCCTGAAGAACAACATCGTCTCGGTCGACGAGAAGGACCGGAACGCCATCGCCCGCGACTTCGTCGACGCCGCCCAGTCGGCCCTCGGCGTGCCCCGGGTCGAGGGCTTCAACAAGAAGCCGTTCACCGAGGGAGTCGGCTTCTTCGACCTCGCCTACCACCCGGAGAACAACAAGCGGTCGAGCGCGTCCGTGGCCTACCTCCACCCGGTGATGGACGAGCGCCCCAACCTGACCATCCTCCTGGAGACCTGGGCGTACAAGCTGGAGCTGAACGGCACCCGCGCCGAGGGCGTCCACGTGCGCACCAAGGACGGCGAGGAACTGCTGGTCCGCGCCCGGGGCGAGGTGGTCCTGTGCGCGGGAGCCGTAGACTCCCCGCGCCTGCTGATGCACTCGGGCATCGGTCCGCGGGCGGACCTGGAGGCCCTCGGCATCCCGGTCGTCCGCGACCTGCCGGGCGTCGGCGAGAACCTGCTCGACCACCCCGAGTCGGTCATCGTCTGGGAGACCCACGGCCCGATCCCGGAGAACTCCGCGATGGACTCCGACGCGGGCCTGTTCGTGCACCGCGACCCCGACCACGCGGGCCCGGACCTGATGTTCCACTTCTACCAGATCCCGTTCACGGACAACCCCGAGCGACTGGGGTACCAGCGGCCGGAGTTCGGGGTGTCGATGACCCCGAACATCCCCAAGCCCAGGAGCCGCGGCCGCCTGTACCTGACCAGCGCCGACCCGTCCGTGAAGCCCGCCCTGGACTTCCGGTACTTCACCGACGAGGACGACTACGACGGCCAGACCCTGGTCGACGGCATCCGCATCGCCCGTGAGATCGCCAAGACCGAGCCGCTCGCGAGCTGGCTCAAGCGTGAGGTCTGCCCCGGCCCGGAGATCCTCGGTGACGCCGAGCTGAGCGAGTACGCCCGCAAGGTCGCGCACACCGTCTACCACCCCGCCGGTACCTGCAAGATGGGCGCCGCCGACGACCCACTCGCCGTGGTGGACCCGGAGCTGAGGATCCGCGGCCTCGACGGCATCCGGGTCGCCGACGCCTCCGTCTTCCCGACCATGCCCGCCGTGAACCCGATGATCGGGGTGCTCATGGTCGGGGAGAAGGCTGTCGACCTGATCGGTGGTGATGCGTGA
- a CDS encoding ABC transporter permease produces the protein MATLTVPTSTRARAPRVLKSRAAGKLLLLALVAAVLAPWAATQWPGAAWPHDLTVSLDKPLASASNWVIDNRDSHPLFLYFFGYISNAVVLSVRAVYLTLLAAGWTGVTVFGALVAWRVAGARLAAGTAIAFLACGALGMWVPTMQTLALMVVAVLASVVVGALLGLAAGLSDRLDRALRPVLDTMQVLPAFAYLLPVVLVFGIGVPAAVLATVVYAAPPMARLTALGLRGADPEVLEAVESLGSTRRQRLLTARIPLARGELLLGLNQTIMMALSMATIASIIGAAGLGDRVYQALASVDVGAALAAGIPIVLLAVVLDRVTGAAGDGTTRPKTIGWAYALAVTVAVALAARLLGRLDWPSGWNLNIAEPVDRAVDWMTSHLYSGVPVVGGTADWAGHFTTWVLDPVRGGLQWLPWWSVLLIVAALAWSIGTWRTALTAVLAMAAIGVLGVWGPALDTLSQVLAAVAVTLVLGFATGIAAARSDRVERALRPVLDVFQTMPQFVYLIPVVALFGVGRAPAVAAAVVYALPAVVRITAQGLRQVDPAALEAARSLGATGRQQLWQVQLPLARRSLLLAVNQGVVLVLAVVIIGGLVGGGALGYSTVFGLAQGDLATGLVAGAAIVCLGLMLDRVTQPTERRTKKGA, from the coding sequence ATGGCAACGCTCACCGTCCCCACCTCCACCCGCGCCAGAGCACCCCGCGTCCTCAAGAGCCGAGCCGCGGGCAAACTCCTGCTGCTCGCTCTCGTCGCCGCGGTCCTCGCCCCCTGGGCCGCCACCCAGTGGCCCGGCGCCGCCTGGCCCCACGACCTGACCGTCAGCCTCGACAAACCCCTCGCCTCGGCGAGCAACTGGGTCATCGACAACCGGGACAGCCACCCCCTGTTCCTGTACTTCTTCGGCTACATCAGCAACGCGGTCGTCCTCTCCGTACGCGCCGTCTACCTCACCCTGCTCGCCGCGGGCTGGACCGGCGTCACGGTCTTCGGCGCCCTCGTCGCCTGGCGTGTCGCCGGTGCCCGCCTGGCCGCCGGCACGGCGATCGCCTTCCTGGCCTGCGGAGCACTGGGCATGTGGGTCCCGACGATGCAGACCCTCGCACTGATGGTCGTGGCGGTTCTCGCCTCCGTGGTCGTCGGCGCCCTGCTCGGCCTCGCCGCCGGTCTCTCCGACCGCCTGGACCGCGCCCTGCGCCCGGTCCTGGACACCATGCAGGTGCTCCCGGCCTTCGCCTACCTCCTCCCCGTCGTCCTGGTCTTCGGCATCGGCGTCCCCGCGGCCGTCCTCGCCACCGTCGTGTACGCCGCCCCGCCGATGGCCCGCCTCACCGCGCTCGGCCTGCGCGGCGCCGACCCCGAGGTCCTGGAGGCCGTGGAGTCCCTCGGCTCGACCCGCCGCCAGCGGCTGCTGACCGCGCGTATCCCGCTGGCCCGGGGGGAACTCCTCCTCGGCCTCAACCAGACGATCATGATGGCGCTGTCCATGGCCACCATCGCCTCGATCATCGGCGCCGCCGGCCTCGGCGACCGCGTCTACCAGGCGCTCGCCTCGGTCGACGTCGGCGCGGCCCTCGCGGCCGGCATCCCGATCGTGCTGCTCGCGGTCGTGCTGGACCGGGTGACCGGAGCGGCGGGCGACGGCACCACGCGCCCGAAGACCATCGGCTGGGCATACGCCCTGGCCGTCACCGTGGCCGTCGCCCTGGCCGCCCGCCTCCTCGGCCGTCTGGACTGGCCGAGCGGCTGGAACCTGAACATCGCCGAACCGGTCGACCGCGCCGTCGACTGGATGACCAGCCATCTGTACTCCGGTGTCCCGGTCGTCGGCGGTACGGCCGACTGGGCGGGCCACTTCACCACCTGGGTCCTGGACCCCGTCCGCGGCGGCCTGCAGTGGCTGCCCTGGTGGTCGGTGCTGCTGATCGTCGCCGCCCTGGCCTGGTCGATCGGCACCTGGCGCACCGCCCTGACCGCCGTCCTCGCCATGGCCGCGATCGGTGTGCTCGGCGTCTGGGGGCCCGCCCTCGACACGCTCTCCCAGGTGCTGGCCGCCGTCGCCGTCACCCTGGTCCTCGGCTTCGCGACCGGTATCGCCGCCGCCCGCAGCGACCGCGTCGAACGCGCCCTGCGCCCGGTCCTGGACGTCTTCCAGACCATGCCGCAGTTCGTGTACCTGATCCCGGTCGTCGCCCTGTTCGGCGTGGGCCGCGCGCCCGCCGTCGCCGCGGCCGTCGTCTACGCCCTCCCGGCCGTCGTCCGGATCACCGCCCAGGGCCTGCGCCAGGTCGACCCGGCCGCGCTGGAGGCGGCGCGCTCGCTCGGCGCGACCGGCCGCCAGCAGCTGTGGCAGGTCCAACTCCCGCTCGCCCGGCGGTCGTTGCTGCTCGCCGTCAACCAGGGCGTGGTCCTGGTCCTCGCCGTGGTCATCATCGGCGGCCTGGTCGGCGGCGGCGCCCTCGGCTACAGCACGGTCTTCGGCCTCGCCCAGGGCGACCTGGCGACCGGTCTGGTGGCCGGTGCCGCGATCGTATGCCTGGGCCTGATGCTCGACCGGGTGACCCAGCCGACCGAGCGACGTACGAAGAAGGGAGCGTGA
- a CDS encoding quaternary amine ABC transporter ATP-binding protein has product MTTMDSPTTETPVFSVSGLWKVFGPKPERIPADQELSALDPAGLRARTGCTAAVRDVSFDVRKGEVFVVMGLSGSGKSTLVRCLTRLIEPTAGTIAIDGEDVRAMDKSRLRELRRHRAAMVFQHFGLLPHRTVLDNVAYGLEIQGVGKAERRERAAEVVAKVGLEGMEHRRPAQLSGGQRQRVGLARALAVDPEVLLFDEPFSALDPLIRRDMQDEVARLHREEGRTMVFITHDLTEALRLGDRIALMRDGRVVQLGTPEEIVGSPADDYVREFVREVPREQVMTVRTAMKPGDCGGPDHPGALAPDAVVVDAIKTVADIGTPACVAEKGKCVGMVDHERLLGVVAGVTTPAAAPDAAVGAGSRAAGAAPVPQKAAPDKRRQATPPSPRTSPEGPRTSPEAV; this is encoded by the coding sequence ATGACGACGATGGACTCGCCGACGACGGAGACGCCCGTCTTCTCCGTCTCCGGCCTGTGGAAGGTCTTCGGCCCCAAGCCGGAGCGGATTCCCGCCGACCAGGAGCTCAGCGCGCTGGACCCGGCCGGCCTGCGCGCCCGCACGGGCTGTACGGCGGCCGTCCGGGACGTCTCCTTCGACGTCCGCAAGGGCGAGGTGTTCGTGGTGATGGGCCTGTCGGGCTCCGGCAAGTCCACCCTGGTCCGCTGTCTGACCCGCCTCATCGAGCCCACGGCGGGCACGATCGCCATCGACGGCGAGGACGTCCGCGCGATGGACAAGTCCCGCCTGCGCGAACTGCGCCGCCACCGGGCCGCCATGGTCTTCCAGCACTTCGGCCTGCTCCCGCACCGCACGGTCCTCGACAACGTGGCCTACGGCCTGGAGATCCAGGGCGTCGGCAAGGCCGAGCGCCGCGAGCGGGCCGCCGAGGTCGTCGCCAAGGTCGGCCTGGAGGGCATGGAACACCGCCGGCCCGCCCAGCTCTCCGGCGGCCAGCGCCAACGCGTCGGTCTCGCCCGGGCACTGGCGGTCGACCCCGAGGTGCTCCTCTTCGACGAACCCTTCAGCGCCCTCGACCCGCTCATCCGGCGCGACATGCAGGACGAGGTGGCCCGCCTGCACCGCGAGGAGGGCCGCACGATGGTCTTCATCACCCATGACCTCACCGAGGCCCTGAGGCTCGGCGACCGCATCGCCCTGATGCGTGACGGCAGGGTCGTCCAGCTGGGCACCCCGGAGGAGATCGTCGGCTCCCCGGCCGACGACTACGTCCGCGAGTTCGTCCGGGAGGTCCCGCGCGAGCAGGTCATGACCGTGCGTACGGCCATGAAGCCGGGCGACTGCGGCGGCCCGGACCACCCGGGCGCACTGGCCCCGGACGCGGTCGTCGTGGACGCGATCAAGACGGTGGCGGACATCGGCACTCCGGCGTGCGTGGCGGAGAAGGGCAAGTGCGTGGGCATGGTCGACCACGAGCGCCTGCTCGGCGTGGTCGCCGGCGTCACCACACCAGCCGCGGCACCCGACGCCGCCGTAGGGGCGGGCAGTCGTGCCGCTGGGGCGGCGCCCGTCCCACAGAAAGCAGCACCCGACAAGCGTCGGCAAGCGACCCCACCCAGCCCGCGCACCAGCCCGGAAGGCCCCCGCACCAGCCCGGAGGCCGTCTGA
- a CDS encoding PLP-dependent aminotransferase family protein, which yields MAESWATLGVDLHLEPTASGGLRRGLTDALRDAVRTGRLAPGTRLPSSRSLATDLGIARNTVAEAYADLVAEGWLTARQGSGTRVAERAAVPPADAARGRAPSRREPARPACSLIPGSPDLAAFPRAEWLKAARRALTTAPYDALGYGDPRGRPELRTALAGYLARVRGVRTDPETILITSGFAHALRIIAAVLAARGMRTVAVESYGLDAYWRLLQEAGLATPALPYDELGTDTRELADADAVLLTPAHQFPMGTPLHPDRRTAVVDWARHTGGLVLEDDYDGEFRYDRQPVGALQGLDPDRVLYFGTASKSLAPGLRLGWMALPPALAAEAASAKGGNDTVGVLEQLTLAEFITSGAYDRHVRSSRLRYRRRRDALAAAVTARAPEVTVTGIAAGLHAVLRLPPGTEQSVIQAAAWQGLALQGLTFHRHEAAAAEPLDALVVGYATPPDSAWAGALEALCRVLP from the coding sequence ATGGCGGAATCATGGGCCACTCTGGGCGTCGACCTGCACCTCGAACCGACCGCCTCCGGCGGACTGCGCCGGGGCCTGACCGACGCCCTGCGCGACGCGGTCCGCACCGGCCGTCTCGCCCCCGGCACCCGGCTGCCCTCCTCCCGCAGCCTCGCCACCGACCTCGGCATCGCCCGCAACACCGTCGCCGAGGCCTATGCCGACCTGGTCGCCGAGGGCTGGCTCACGGCCCGCCAGGGCTCGGGCACCCGAGTGGCTGAGAGGGCCGCCGTCCCGCCGGCGGATGCGGCACGGGGCAGGGCACCGAGCCGCAGGGAACCGGCCCGCCCGGCCTGCAGCCTCATCCCCGGCAGCCCCGACCTGGCCGCCTTCCCGCGCGCCGAGTGGCTCAAGGCCGCCCGCCGCGCCCTCACCACAGCCCCGTACGACGCCCTCGGCTACGGCGACCCGCGCGGCCGCCCCGAACTGCGCACCGCCCTCGCCGGCTATCTCGCCCGCGTGCGCGGCGTCCGGACCGACCCGGAGACCATCCTGATCACCTCCGGCTTCGCGCACGCCCTGCGCATCATCGCCGCGGTGCTCGCGGCGCGCGGGATGCGCACGGTGGCCGTCGAGTCGTACGGCCTGGACGCCTACTGGCGCCTGCTGCAGGAGGCAGGCCTCGCCACCCCCGCGCTGCCCTACGACGAACTCGGCACCGACACCCGGGAGTTGGCCGACGCCGACGCGGTGCTGCTCACCCCCGCCCACCAGTTCCCCATGGGCACGCCCCTGCACCCCGACCGGCGGACCGCCGTCGTGGACTGGGCCCGGCACACCGGCGGGCTGGTCCTGGAGGACGACTACGACGGCGAGTTCCGCTACGACCGCCAGCCCGTCGGCGCCCTCCAGGGCCTCGACCCCGACCGCGTCCTCTACTTCGGCACCGCCAGCAAGTCCCTGGCCCCCGGACTCCGGCTGGGCTGGATGGCACTGCCCCCGGCCCTGGCGGCGGAGGCGGCCTCGGCCAAGGGCGGCAACGACACCGTGGGGGTGCTCGAACAGCTCACCCTCGCCGAGTTCATCACCTCCGGCGCGTACGACCGCCACGTCCGCTCCTCCCGCCTGCGCTACCGGCGCCGCCGCGACGCCCTCGCCGCCGCCGTCACCGCCCGCGCGCCCGAGGTCACGGTCACCGGAATCGCCGCCGGCCTGCACGCGGTGCTGCGCCTGCCGCCGGGCACGGAACAGTCGGTGATCCAGGCCGCCGCCTGGCAGGGCCTGGCTTTGCAGGGCCTCACCTTTCACCGCCACGAGGCGGCTGCCGCCGAGCCACTGGACGCCCTGGTCGTGGGCTATGCGACACCGCCGGACAGCGCGTGGGCGGGGGCGTTGGAGGCGCTGTGCAGGGTGTTGCCCTGA
- a CDS encoding isocitrate lyase/PEP mutase family protein produces MSDKVEVFRALHHGRVPGDPLILPGPWDAASARVFVEAGFPALATPSAGVAASLGYEDGSTPADEMFAAVARITRTVDVPVSADIESGYGLAPKELVERLLEAGAVGCNLEDSVGGVLKDPREQAQFLAEVRSAAADRLFVNARVDVFVHGDKDPERAIERAALYVAAGADCVYPILAPADVLPLLRSGIQGPVNINARPDGEGPSFAELGELGASRITFGPGLQRMATSALREVANRLA; encoded by the coding sequence ATGAGCGACAAGGTCGAGGTGTTCCGCGCGCTGCATCATGGGCGCGTGCCGGGCGATCCGCTGATCCTTCCCGGGCCCTGGGACGCGGCCAGCGCCCGGGTGTTCGTGGAGGCCGGGTTCCCGGCACTGGCCACGCCGAGCGCGGGGGTGGCCGCGTCGCTCGGCTACGAGGACGGGTCCACGCCGGCCGACGAGATGTTCGCGGCGGTCGCGCGGATCACCCGGACCGTGGACGTGCCGGTATCGGCGGACATCGAGAGCGGGTACGGGCTCGCGCCCAAGGAGCTGGTGGAGCGGCTGCTGGAGGCCGGTGCCGTCGGCTGCAACCTGGAGGACTCGGTCGGGGGTGTCCTCAAGGACCCGCGGGAGCAGGCCCAGTTCCTCGCCGAGGTCCGCTCGGCCGCCGCCGACCGGCTGTTCGTCAACGCCCGCGTGGACGTCTTCGTGCACGGCGACAAGGATCCCGAACGGGCCATCGAGCGGGCCGCGCTGTACGTGGCGGCGGGCGCCGACTGCGTCTACCCGATCCTCGCCCCGGCGGACGTACTGCCTCTGCTGCGGTCCGGGATCCAGGGCCCGGTCAACATCAACGCCCGCCCGGACGGCGAGGGCCCCTCGTTCGCCGAACTCGGCGAACTCGGGGCCAGCCGCATCACGTTCGGACCGGGACTCCAGCGGATGGCGACGTCCGCACTGCGGGAGGTCGCCAACAGGCTTGCCTGA
- a CDS encoding carboxymuconolactone decarboxylase family protein, giving the protein MSSAQETIEYAPEHTPRLQFAQHAPEVYKAMIRLDAAAKRGLDPTLYELVKIRASQLNHCAFCLDMHTKDALAAGESVERIVQLSAWEESKHFYTGKELAAIELTEAITVLTDGFVPDEVYDRAAKHFEEAELAQLIAAITVINAWNRIGVTTRMVPGHYRPGQHK; this is encoded by the coding sequence ATGAGCAGTGCACAAGAAACCATCGAGTACGCCCCCGAGCACACCCCCCGGCTGCAATTCGCCCAGCACGCCCCCGAGGTCTACAAGGCGATGATCCGGCTGGACGCCGCCGCCAAGCGGGGCCTGGACCCCACGCTGTACGAGCTGGTGAAGATCCGCGCCTCGCAGCTCAACCACTGCGCGTTCTGCCTCGACATGCACACCAAGGACGCGCTCGCGGCCGGTGAGAGCGTGGAGCGGATCGTGCAGCTCAGCGCCTGGGAGGAGTCGAAGCACTTCTACACCGGGAAGGAGCTGGCGGCGATCGAGCTGACCGAGGCGATCACCGTGCTCACCGACGGTTTCGTGCCGGACGAGGTGTACGACAGGGCCGCCAAGCACTTCGAGGAGGCCGAGCTGGCCCAGCTGATCGCCGCGATCACGGTGATCAACGCCTGGAACCGGATCGGCGTGACCACGCGGATGGTCCCGGGCCACTACCGACCGGGGCAGCACAAGTGA
- a CDS encoding NUDIX domain-containing protein, giving the protein MKKLIARIWRIIRGPVQWRILWLAHAKFMVGVTGIVRDDAGRVLLLRHRLWPEDRQWGLPTGYAVKGEEFTATVAREVHEETGLEVKATRLVHLKSGYKLRVEVAYDTQLVGGTLKIDSFEILEARWFTPDELPDGMQESHRCLIFGQDPNA; this is encoded by the coding sequence GTGAAGAAGCTCATCGCCCGTATCTGGCGCATCATCCGAGGCCCGGTGCAGTGGCGCATCCTCTGGTTGGCGCACGCCAAATTCATGGTGGGCGTCACCGGAATCGTGCGTGACGATGCCGGCCGCGTCCTGCTGCTGCGTCATCGCCTATGGCCCGAGGACCGCCAATGGGGCCTGCCCACGGGTTACGCCGTCAAGGGCGAGGAGTTCACCGCCACCGTGGCCCGTGAGGTGCATGAGGAGACCGGGCTGGAGGTCAAGGCCACGCGGCTCGTCCACCTCAAGAGCGGCTACAAGCTCCGCGTCGAGGTTGCTTATGACACGCAACTCGTCGGCGGGACCCTCAAGATCGACTCATTCGAGATTCTGGAGGCACGATGGTTCACTCCGGACGAACTGCCGGACGGGATGCAGGAATCACACCGGTGCCTGATCTTCGGTCAGGACCCGAACGCCTGA